The following are from one region of the Salmo trutta chromosome 22, fSalTru1.1, whole genome shotgun sequence genome:
- the LOC115158563 gene encoding regulator of G-protein signaling 8, with amino-acid sequence MKTRLACLSNKSDSYTDFTEFLPPAQDRTTRCLKLTQDEVIRWADSFDVLLLHKYGLAAFRAFLKTEFSDENIEFWMACEEYKKIKTPAKLVTKANKIYNEFIDVKAPREVNIDFRTREVTRQSLEEPTPSSLNEVQARVHSLMEKDSYPRFLRSKIYQDLLKTQYTHCQRNSV; translated from the exons ATGAAGACCAGACTAGCCTGCCTGTCCAATAAGTCTGACTCCTACACCGACTTCACTGAGTTCCTGCCCCCTGCCCAGGACAGGACCACCAGATGCCTAAA GCTGACACAAGACGAGGTCATTCGATGGGCAGATTCCTTCGATGTTCTTCTATTGCACAAGT ATGGCCTGGCTGCCTTTCGGGCTTTTCTCAAGACGGAGTTCAGCGACGAGAACATTGAGTTCTGGATGGCCTGCGAGGAATATAAAAAAATCAAGACTCCTGCTAAGCTGGTGACCAAAGCCAACAAGATCTACAATGAGTTTATCGATGTCAAGGCTCCCAGAGAG GTAAACATAGACTTCCGTACACGGGAGGTGACGAGACAGAGCCTTGAGGAGCCCACTCCTTCCAGTCTGAATGAGGTCCAGGCCAGGGTCCACAGCCTCATGGAGAAAGACTCTTACCCACGCTTCCTCCGCTCCAAGATCTACCAGGACTTACTCAAAACGCAGTACACACACTGCCAACGGAACTCTGTCTGA
- the LOC115158562 gene encoding regulator of G-protein signaling 5, translated as MMSRRLEDKSSLLPHCRHTLLISVQLLHIYLSCYRSLPSTATMCKGLALLPTTCLERAKELKAKLGRFLQKPDWSLASCKIGKTRPTLEQCMRWKESFEKLLSNKHGLMAFTAFLVSEFSEENIAFYVACEDFRSTKSAAKLSAKAQRIYDEFICTDAPREVNIDHETRDITRANLKDPSTSCFDMAQHRIYLLMAKDCYPRFLRSPAYKDLISQLRAKCTSISKKA; from the exons ATGATGAGTCGCAGGCTGGAGGATAAAAGCTCTCTGCTCCCTCACTGCAGACACACTCTGTTGATATCAGTTCAGCTGCTACACATCTACCTATCTTGCTATCGCTCTCTACCATCCACAGCAACTATGTGCAAAGGACTAGCATTACTGCCTACCACCTGCCTGGAAAG ggccAAGGAACTAAAAGCAAAGCTGGGCAGGTTTCTGCAAAAACCCGACTGGAGTCTAGCAAGCTGCAAAATAGGCAAAACTAGACCTACTCTGGAACAATGCATGAGGTGGAAAGAGTCTTTCGAAAAGCTGTTGTCCAATAAGC atgGACTGATGGCCTTTACAGCTTTCCTGGTGTCAGAGTTCAGTGAGGAGAACATTGCGTTCTACGTTGCCTGTGAGGACTTCAGGAGCACTAAGTCTGCTGCCAAGCTGTCGGCGAAAGCCCAAAGAATCTATGATGAGTTCATCTGCACCGACGCACCCCGGGAG gtgaacATTGACCACGAGACTCGTGACATCACCAGGGCCAACCTGAAAGATCCATCTACATCCTGTTTCGACATGGCCCAGCATAGGATCTACCTTCTCATGGCTAAGGACTGCTACCCTCGCTTCCTTCGTTCCCCGGCTTACAAAGACCTGATCAGCCAGCTCCGTGCCAAGTGCACATCCATCTCCAAGAAGGCGTGA